The following are from one region of the Trichoderma breve strain T069 chromosome 5, whole genome shotgun sequence genome:
- a CDS encoding coA-transferase family III domain-containing protein yields MTATETIVGDDANTYSVPVAANQVYDKGIISNPLIAKDLPAEVLKKSTNIIFTGSDSPSLPVNWRLAEAVSSLKALEAALVDVILQRRYGLEPHHVTINTDHASLFIFSTLLWTIDPSEGGENIRPDSLRQANANLFKYFPSCDKHRMNASTHRNLATNIYKCADGRFFQAHGSLNPTPVLLNVGLKAEADEDTNVYEDAVKPFTEAFGKIDSQTLQQITDETRQAGTICYTVDEFLNSKHGKANAHVGLWEIRETANKLQEPCWWETPESQSGVSRPLAGIKVVDLTRIIAGPSITRSLAELGASVMRCTAPHLPDVVSLQADLNWGKWNCSIDLREESGRQKLKQLILEADVVVQGYRPGTLDKYGFGEEDVIKLCENRAKGIIHVRENSYGWHGPWKDRSGWQQVADANTGLSYSFGQAMGNDEPVTPVFPHSDYCSGVAGSCAVLIALLRRAERGGSYCIGLSLNYYSTWLIRSVGTYPTQVFDKVWAEHGRPVYRYWHNNGISAPETVKRLRAGPASKRILRPEFFEDRHSPSVLGDKVFRAVKGVADWGGVVDLRYNVGTRGNGTDAARWPQDLMQEVVTE; encoded by the exons ATGACGGCTACAGAAACCattgttggtgatgatgccaataCATATTCGGTCCCCGTGGCCGCAAATCAAGTATACGACAAGGGCATCATTTCGAATCCCCTCATAGCCAAAGACCTCCCCGCCGAAGTACTAAAGAAAAGCACAAACATCATCTTTACCGGCTCCGACAGCCCATCTCTCCCCGTCAACTGGAGACTTGCAGAAGCTGTATCATCTCTAAAGGCACTGGAAGCAGCGTTGGTAGACGTTATTCTCCAGCGCCGTTACGGTCTTGAGCCTCACCATGTCACCATCAACACCGACCATGCcagtctcttcatcttctctacTCTTCTCTGGACTATTGATCCTTCGGAGGGTGGGGAGAATATCAGGCCCGACAGCCTCCGTCAAGCAAATGCGAACCTGTTCAAATACTTTCCTAGCTGTGACAAGCACCGCATGAATGCTTCCACTCACCGCAACCTGGCAACCAACATTTACAAGTGCGCCGATGGTCGTTTCTTCCAAGCCCACGGGTCTCTGAATCCTACACCCGTGCTCCTCAATGTTGGTCTGaaagccgaagccgacgaggATACGAATGTTTATGAAGATGCCGTCAAGCCGTTTACTGAAGCGTTTGGCAAGATTGACAGCCAGACCCTGCAGCAAATCACGGATGAGACGCGGCAAGCAGGCACCATCTGCTACACTGTGGACGAGTTCCTAAACTCAAAGCACGGCAAAGCCAATGCGCATGTTGGACTATGGGAAATTCGTGAGACCGCGAACAAGCTGCAAGAGCCATGCTGGTGGGAAACGCCCGAATCTCAATCTGGTGTTTCTAGGCCACTCGCCG GTATCAAAGTCGTTGATCTTACAAGAATCATCGCTGGGCCGAGTATTACTAGATCCCTGGCAGAATTGGGAGCCAGTGTAATGCGCTGCACAGCACCCCATTTGCCAGACGTCGTATCTCTTCAGGCTGATCTCAACTGGGGCAAATGGAACTGTAGCATCGATCTCCGAGAGGAGAGTGGTCGacagaagctcaagcagctcatcctGGAGGCCGATGTCGTCGTCCAGGGGTACCGACCCGGTACTCTCGACAAGTACGGCTTTGGTGAAGAGGACGTTATCAAGCTGTGTGAGAACCGGGCCAAGGGTATCATTCATGTGCGAGAAAATTCGTACGGCTGGCATGGCCCATGGAAGGACCGAAGTGGATGGCAGCAAGTTGCTGACGCT AATACCGGCCTTAGTTATTCTTTTGGCCAAGCCATGGGAAATGATGAACCCGTCACGCCAGTCTTCCCTCACAGCGATTATTGCAGCGGCGTTGCTGGTTCTTGCGCAGTCCTCATCGCCCTTCTGCGTCGTGCTGAGCGAGGCGGGTCTTATTGCATCGGTCTCTCCCTCAATTACTACAGCACATGGCTTATTCGTTCGGTGGGCACGTATCCCACTCAAGTCTTTGACAAAGTATGGGCTGAGCACGGCAGGCCAGTCTACCGATACTGGCACAACAACGGCATCTCGGCGCCAGAAACGGTCAAGAGGCTCAGGGCTGGACCGGCAAGTAAGAGGATATTGCGCCCGGAGTTCTTCGAGGACCGGCACTCACCGAGTGTGCTTGGAGACAAGGTGTTTCGTGCGGTGAAGGGAGTTGCTGATTGGGGCGGCGTGGTTGACTTGCGATATAATGTTGGAACTCGTGGAAATGGGACAGATGCAGCTAGATGGCCACAAGACTTGATGCAAGAAGTGGTTACGGAGTGA